A section of the Solea solea chromosome 17, fSolSol10.1, whole genome shotgun sequence genome encodes:
- the sytl3 gene encoding synaptotagmin-like protein 3 encodes MDLNFLQSLEKEIVLEVLRRDKQLRIIEDDRIRRMKYELQELRRRGAKSFARQYGERTCARCQRPLGRFWNSGDVCRGCSHRICGRCRMGVGTVDWKCTVCHAYREVKIRSGEWFLEEKLKKFTVTTDKYETVGEKLLQTYNVLSHISVVPPTPPPHMDHHFMSRSGSLKHSKPFTKSVEDLMVSFTSHIKRISSSQNDLLVVNDTRKGSRCQYSRQKSLSEADINKPAYLFKGPSLPNLFKKNKDSDQESSSTGAEEETSFCSSDYSGGTRGSNSSLFESISVTGELELALVYNSNTSCLEITVGACRNLSYGDAKKRRCHPYVKLIVLPDKSSKMKTRVMKNTTEPVYNETVKCQIERHLLFGKRLQASVWHKGTLRRKVFLGEVLIPLDGWRNEDKASQDFNWYPLCPKGSSPDGGAMEQDGQEHVVRVKLSSSHHGV; translated from the exons gAGGATGAAATATGAGCTCCAGGAGCTTCGCAGAAGAGGAGCTAAGAGTTTCGCCCGGCAGTACGGCGAGAGGACCTGCGCCCGCTGCCAGAGGCCCCTGGGACGCTTTTGGAACTCGGGTGACGTTTGCCGCGGCTGCAGCCACCGCATCTGCGGCAGGTGCCGCATGGGCGTGGGAACGGTCGACTGGAAGTGCACCGTCTGTCACGCCTACAG GGAGGTGAAGATCAGGTCTGGAGAGTGGTTCTTAGAGGAGAAGCTCAAGAAATTTACAGTCACCACAG ACAAGTATGAAACAGTTGGAGAGAAGCTGTTACAGACCTACAACGTGCTGAG TCATATATCAGTTGTGCCACCGACTCCTCCGCCTCATATGGATCATCATTTCATGAGCAGATCAGGG AGCTTAAAGCACTCGAAGCCTTTCACCAAATCTGTGGAGGATCTAATGGTTTCGTTCACGAGTCATATCAAGA GGATTTCATCTTCTCAAAACGACCTCCTGGTTGTTAACGACACCCGCAAAGGGTCGCGCTGCCAGTACAGCAGGCAGAAGAGTCTGTCTGAAGCTGACATCAACAAACCTGCCTAC ctcttTAAAGGCCCAAGTCTTCCAAACCTGttcaagaaaaataaagacagcGACCAGGAAAGCTCCTCAACTGGGGCAGAAGAAGAGACTTCCTTCTGCAGCTCTGACTATTCTGGAGGAACCAGA ggcagcaacagcagcctcTTTGAGAGCATCAGCGTGACAGGAGAGCTGGAGCTGGCACTCGTCTACAACTCCAACACCTCCTGTCTGGAGATCACGGTCGGCGCCTGCAGAAATCTCTCTTATGGAGACGCCAAAAAGAGGCGATGTCACCC ATACGTCAAACTCATTGTTCTGCCAGACAAGAGCAGCAAAATGAAAACGAGGGTGATGAAAAACACCACCGAGCCTGTTTATAACGAGACGGTGAAG TGTCAAAttgagcgccacctgctgtttgGAAAGAGACTGCAGGCCTCCGTGTGGCACAAGGGAACACTGAGAAGGAAGGTGTTCCTCGGTGAAGTCCTTATTCCACTGGACGGCTGGAGAAATGAGGACAAAGCGTCACAAGACTTCAACTGGTACCCGCTGTGTCCAAAG GGTTCGAGTCCAGATGGAGGCGCTATGGAGCAGGACGGACAAGAACACGTGGTCAGAGTCAAGCTCAGCTCCAGCCACCATG gtGTCTGA